Below is a window of Ovis aries strain OAR_USU_Benz2616 breed Rambouillet chromosome 20, ARS-UI_Ramb_v3.0, whole genome shotgun sequence DNA.
GGGATAAAAGGAACAGGGTCTGATACTCTTGTGGTCTAGTCACTGGGTGTAAGGACAGTGCTGGAGGAAGAGGTGACAGAATAAGATTTACCCACGGATGAGGCAATGGTCACGACTTGGAGCAGAGGTGATATAATTGAACACAGTCGCTGTAAGGGATAGCTCAGGCCgaggcagaaaaaggaaacacaacctcaacagaagtaggttacctttattcaggcaaggaggggtgaCAGTCGGCCTAACGACCAGGCTGAGTGctgagagggatcagggaggctccatATTTATAGAGAGGTTTGTGTAAGCAATAAGGGAAATATTAATCAGGCGGGATGTTTTGGGTATactttagttgagatggcatttgtagttgggcagggaGTGATACATCTTTTGGGCAGGTGTAGAgggtggaaggtttctggacagggggtgataagtcccagatagatgcaaccagcctggagcatcagggagggacctaaagttctgttttgttttctccgaagttagatgattcagcaagggcctttgaaactgttgttttcttttctaggcccaaaagaCTCCTTCAGTCTTGGTGATCAACAAAGTTGAGCTGAGTGTGCTCCAAATAGATATGGAAGAACCTGACCCACATGAAGGAGATGGTGACCCCAGGGACCTAGGAGAGAGGAGGGGGGACTCACACAAGGGGGGAGGACATGATACAGGAGAGGCCGTAGAGAAGGGGGTGTCCGCAGCAATGTTGTGTTTAGATGAGTAGTGGCTAGGCTGATAGAAGAACAGTCTCAGTCACTGGAATAGCAGACAGTATCAGAACAAAGTGGGTAGAATCAGTTCCATTATGAGTGCTGATGGCAAGTGCAGAGATGGGTTTTTTTAACAGCAAGTGCcagagtatgaaaaaaaaaactagttttgGCCTTGGACTAGAACAATGTTGGCAAACTCTTCCTGTAAAGAGCTAGATGGTAGATTTTTAAGCCATTTGGTCACAGTCTCTGTCACAATTATGCAAAGTAGCTGGAAAGCAGCTATAAATGTAAACATAtaggtgtggctgtgttccagcaCTTCATTTGGAAAGACAAATAACAAGGAAGATTTGACTTGTGAAGTATCCTTCGCATCCCCTGGACCAATACCAATACTCAGTATTTTGAGATGGCCTCAGTGGTTTCAGAGGCCTGGGTGGGCACAGACTCCACAGCGGTTCCTGAGGCTATGGTAGAAGCCAAGGTGGGTGGTCTCAAAGCCTGCGGTGGTTTCATTGGTGGAGACTGTGATGGGTGCAGATGCCATCATGGAGGCTGTGGTGGTCTCAGTGGGCACTGTGGTAGCTGTGGCGGGCACAGAGGTTTTAGTGGAGACTGCTGCGGTATCAGAGGCTGTGTAAGCAGCTGTCCTCCTCTCAGGACTGGGGGCGGAGGCCATGGTGCTCTCAGATATTGTGGGCCCGATGGTGGAGGCTGTGGTGGATACGCATGTTGTTGCTGAGGCCCGGTAGTCTTAGAGACTTTGGAGGAGGCCTGGGTGGATTCAGAGATCAGAAGAGAGGGTGCCGGAACtctcccggtggtccagtggttaagactctagcGCTTTCAGCACAAAAGGCtggggttccatccttggtcagggaactaagatcccacagcttgCCCGCACAGCCAAAAACCGAGCGTGTCGTGGGCACAGATGCTACGTGGAGGTGGTGGGGCTCTCAGAGACTGTGGCTGAGGCCAGGAGAGGGGACTCGCCTGAAACAGCCCCCTGCCGCCTCTTTTCTCGTCAGAGGGTTCAGGGCAGTTGGAGGGCATCGGCCGGAGCCCGCCAGGCGGGGCATTCCGCTGGGGGAAGCGAGGGTGGTGAGTCCGCAGCCGGGGACTGTCGCCCTCTGGTGTTGCCCTCCGCCAGACCGTGAGCCGGATTCGGGCTGACGCTGAGCTCTGTTAGGGAGCGAGTTCCGCAGCCGCCGGTCAAGTGGGGCCTCCAGGGACGGAGGGCCGCGTCCCCGCCTGGGGAACCTGGCGCCCCGGCTGCTAAGGCTGCCCCTCTGCTCTTGCGCCCGGAGACCCCTCCAGCCCTTGGGGTCTTGGGCGCCCTCGGCCAGGGCAGTGCTTTCCTCTGCGCCGGGACTGGGGCCCTGGGAATGGGGGTAGCGATAAGCCTGTGAGCCGGGAGCCTATTCCCTGGCTTGCCACTCACTCCTTAAGTAATTTTTCCTAACCCGAGCCCAGCTCCAGAGCTTGTTAAAGGACTTGTCCTTAGATTTCCAAGTGATCATTATCCTGGGAGAGACAAGTGAGAAGGGAGACATTCAAGGCTGCACCCTGGGGCCCATAGTCCCCGTTTGCTTTGGGGAGATGAAGAACCTCCCCCACTCCTCCAAACCCGCACCCTTTGACCCCAGTGCTCCATTTTGGTGCCTTGAGGGGGAGGCATTGGTCGGGTTGgctgttttgctttattttgtttgagTTCTTTGAATAGGGTCCCGGCTCAGAAAATTCAGTGTTTAAGAGTCTGGGGTTAGGGGGTATCTGCTTTCCTCCCAGGGCGAGTGACCTATCCCGGCAGCTGTCACATgatcagtcaccatctgccaagAGTCTGGAAACCTGGCTGCCTCCTCCTTTTATCCTACAGCACCCCAGCCTTCTCTGGGAACCAGGCGTCTCTGCCTCCAGGCTCTCTCCAGGCACATATGATGGGGCTCCCTCTGCACCTGGCTTGGCTGCTTTTCAGAACCCATGTTACGGATCTgcagcaggagatgcagagagcTCCTCAAGCCTGAGGGCCCTCCCAGCCCAGAGCTGGATCCTGACAGATGATCCAGTGATAGGAGGATCCAGACCAGGAGTGGTGTCCATGATGGCCTTCCAGCCTCCCGCAAAGGGGGTTGCCAAAAAGCTGCCCACAACCCTGCTGCTTGATTCTGGACGGAGTCAAGGTTGGAAGGCCTTTGGCAAACTAGAGAGGCTTTCTCTTGCCTTTCTCTATCACTCTTGCCTTATCCTCTTCTAGCAAAGGTGAGACCCAAGTCTACATGGATGACAGGCAGATGTTCTGTCGGGACCTACGTCTGGACGCAGAATGGTTTTAGAGCAGGGCTGCTGTCTTAACAAGTACTGGACGTGGCAGATGTGCATAAATATGGGCTTAATTCATTggagtcttattttattttgtgtagtACTGCCttgtgaaggcaatggcaccccactccattactcttgcctggaaaatcccatggacagaggagcctggtaggctgcagtccatggggtcgctaagaatcgggcacgcctgagcgacttcacttttgcttttcactttcatgcattggagaaggaaatggcaactcactccactattcttgcctggagaatcccagagacagagcagcctagtgggctgccatctttggggtcgcacagagtcggacacgactgaagcgacttagcagcagcagcagcagccttgtgATAACTCTGATTGAATTACTTAATTCCTACTTTCCTGTTTTGGTGTCTCAGATGAGAGCAATGTCTTATACTTCTTTGTAATCCTCAACAGAATGTAAAATAGGTACTTAGAAATACTTGCTTACTAACCCATTTTCTCCTCATTTTGTCACCATGCAAATGAGCCAAGCATGAATTCAGGCTGGCTCTTCTCGGAATCCAGGAATGAGCCATTTTAGGAGCAATGGGAATTTCGCCTTCTCTTCCTCATCCTCCAAAGAATCCCTGACTTCTAGCCACTCCTGCTGAAGGTTGTCTGCAAGGTCACAGCTAAAGTCAGGAACATATCAAGACTTTCGCCAACTGATAGTCCAGTAATTATTatgctttattttataattattttacactTTATTATAGAAAGACCAATGGATAGAAAGAAGCTATCTGTCATCAGCTGACTCTCCTTCTGCCCAATCAGTAACAGATGAAAGAACTTTAATAAGTTGGAGAGAAAAACTCAGATGAAATGTCTGtaaggagaaaaatcataatCTGGGGTGAAGGTGTGAGGAGAGAGGATAGGGGCAGTAGAGAAGATAGGTGACTTCTATAGGAAAAAGCCAAGACTTTGGGGCTTTAGGGGAAgagacaggaaaataaatgatgaGTGGGGAACACTGTCAAGGAAGGCCTGGGGTGGAGATCCATGGAAGAGACTGCAGGCCAAACAAAAATCCCTCCCTGCGTGCCCTCCCACAACCCAGCAACAGGATGCCCACTGTAGACATTTAGAAAAACTAAGGGATTCAGAAGGAAGAGGGCCGAACCATCTGGGTGGGAGATATCACTCTGTGGGATGATCTTTCCTGGAATTTTTCTGAGAATGTAGAAGGTAGAGAAGGAAATCCTCTTTTCTTCTCAGatcctattttttttattaaaagaaaaaatcaagggCCCTGGGAACTGAGAGACAAACCTGTCCACACACAAACTCTAAGTGAGAGGTGGAAATAACATAGGTTGGTCCTGAAACCCAGAGGCTTTGTCCACACACAAACTCTAAGTGAGAGGTGGAAATAACATAGGTTGGTCCTGAAACCCAGAGGCTCTGTCTTTTGACTCCCCCTGCCTATAATCCTGACTCGGTCAGGTCTGGAGCATTGCTTTCTAAGGCTCCCCAACTGTGCTGCCCCTCCCAGGACTCAGAGTCCTATATTGATCTCCACCCCATACATCcatcaaacatcttttcattttcagatcATCATCTTCTACAGAGAACACTCGCTtgtattattcattctttttttctataccCCAAACTCACATCCTTTTTGCTTATCACCTCGCACCTTGGCTGGTTTAAATAAGATCACAGCAGTTGAAGTGTTGGCGTGTCAACTGTCAGTACTTTGCCCTTTGTGGAGTCCAGGAAATAGGAACTGTGGGTCTCACTTGTGGGACTCGCAGTTGTGGGTCCCTGTTGTATGGGTCTCATCCAGGAAAGGGATAGGTCATGGAAAATCTGGGGGTGAGCGACTTCTGAATGGTCATCGTGGGCCAGGGGTCTGGGATGGGCCGAGAGTCTGTTGCTCCATCAGGTAAACTGGGTAGGAATTGGAACCCCCAGCATTCTCTGAGTCATTATTCTCAGTGTTCTGGATCAGTGCACGGCGTGTTCGAGCCAAGTAGGAGGCCTGTGAttgggaggagaaaagaagagtgAGTACCATCTGCCATGCCATTTGCCTTTATCCACACCCATAACTCAGGTCCTCAATTCTGTTCTCCCTGACCTTGGACCTTTGACTTGCTCCTTTCCCAAGATTCCATTCAAACCCTAATCCTTATTCCAGTCCCAGATTCAGTATAGAGTTCCCCACTTCATTTCCAGTCTCCTCTTCTGTCCTATTTTCCTTATCCGAATGTCACCTATTCTCACCCCCAGACTCTGTCTCCAACCCCTACATTTTCCCTGCTTCACAGCTCTTTTTCCTCAGTCACTGCTTGCTTCCCAATTCCATTTGTCATGTCCCATCcgtctattttttttctccatagttTCCACCACCACACTCCCTCTATTATCTTTTCCCACACCATGACACTTTTTCCTTGACTTATCGTTCCCTCCAGTTCTGATCCATAACATCATCTCAACTCCTTGTTCCATGGACTCACTCCCCACCTCCCCGCCTGGCATTACTCTCCCTTACCAGGACAATCAGGCCGATGAACACCAGAAGGAGAATCACACTCAACAGGATCACGACCACTATGGCCCACGCGGGGAAGGAATCAGCCCCTTCCGTTTCTCCCTCATGGACACCTCCTTGTGAGTCATCTTTGTTCTGCTGTGGATGGCTCTTGTTGTCGGGGGCTTCTGACACGATCGACCTGGGGGGTGTAGAGGAACCAGTGGGTACATATCGGGAAGCCTCAGTGTTACTGGTACAAGGAGATGTAGTGCTGATAGATGCGTCTCCTGTGACCTTCACTGCAGGTCTTATGTTCTCTGTGGCTGCTGTGTTTTTTGCTGGATTTTCTGTGAGTTTTATTGGAGCTTTTATGGTCTCAGTGACCGATGTGGTCTTTTCTTGATGTCTAGTAGATTTTGCTGAACCGCCTGTGGTCTTATAATGGGTCCCTGTGGTCTTTCCTTCATGTTCTGTGGGCGTTTCTGGGCTTCCTGTGGTCCTCTCATGGCCCGATGTGATCTTTTCTCCGTGTCCTGTGCCTACAAAGGTTTCAGTGGTCCTTTCGTGGTTTGATGTGGTCTTTCCTTCATGTTCTGTGGGCGTTTCTGGGCTTCCTGTGGTCCTCTCATGGCCCAATGTGATCTTTTCTCCGTGTCCTGTGCCTACAAAGGTTTCAGTGGTCCTCTCGTGGTTTGATGTGGTCTTTCCTTTGTGTCCTATGGACTTTTCTGGGCTTCCTGTGGTCCTCTCATGGCCCGATGTGATCTTTTCTCCGTGTCCTGTGCCTACAAAGGTTTCAGTGGTCCTCTTGTGGTTTGATGTGGTCTTTCCTTCGTGTCCTGTGGACTTTTCTGGGCTTCCTGTGGTCCTCTCATGGCCCGATGTGATCTTTTCTCCGTGTCCTGTGCCTACAAAGGTTTCAGTGGTCCTTTCGTGGTTTGATGTGGTCTTTCCTTCATGTTCTGTGGGCGTTTCTGGGCTTCCTGTGGTCCTCTCATGGCCCAATGTGATCTTTTCTCCGTGTCCTGTGCCTACAAAGGTTTCAGTGGTCCTCTCGTGGTTTGATGTGGTCTTTCCTTTGTGTCCTATGGACTTTTCTGGGCTTCCTGTGGTCCTCTCATGGCCCGATGTGATCTTTTCTCCGTGTCCTGTGCCTACAAAGGTTTCAGTGGTCCTCTTGTGGTTTGATGTGGTCTTTCCTTCGTGTCCTGTGGACTTTTCTGGGCTTCCTGTGGTCCTCTCATGGCCCGATGTGATCTTTTCTCCGTGTCCTGTGCCTACAAAGGTTTCAGTGGTCCTTTCGTGGTTTGATGTGGTCTTTCCTTCATGTTCTGTGGGCGTTTCTGGGCTTCCTGTGGTCCTCTCATGGCCCAATGTGATCTTTTCTCCGTGTCCTGTGCCTACAAAGGTTTCAGTGGTCCTCTCGTGGTTTGATGTGGTCTTTCCTTTGTGTCCTATGGACTTTTCTGGGCTTCCTGTGGTCCTCTCATGGCCCGATGTGATCTTTTCTCCGTGTCCTGTGCCTACAAAGGTTTCAGTGGTCCTCTCGTGGTTTGATGTGGTCTTTCCTTTGTGTCCTGTGGACTTTTCTGAGGCTCCAGTGGCCCTCTTATTGTCCCCTGTGGTCTTTCCTTCGTGTTCCGTGGACTTTTCTGGGCTTCCTGTGGTCCTCTCATGGCCCCTTGTGGTTGATTGCTTGCGGTCAGTCACTTTTCctaggttttgttttgtcttttctgtaGTCTTGTTTGAGGTGGTACTTGGTGTTACAACTTTGGCTGGTTTGCTTGTCACTGTTGATCTGCTTGTTGTGCGCTTAAGACAAGTGGTACTCTTTCTGTTGGGTACTGGAGTTGTATGTCTTTCCCCATCTGACCCTTGATCTGTATTAGCGGTGTCCTTAGGTTCAGAAGCACGTTCGTTCCGGATAATTGGCCCTCTTCCTTGTTTGCTGGGGTTCTGTTCAGCAGCAGGAGGAGCAGCTTGGGTTGTGGAGCTTTGGTGAGCCAGCTTGGAGCGGTGCGTGGTAGTGCATTGGTGCTTTGGCTTATGGGTTTCCGTAGATATCAGGGGGTCTGGAGAGCTGTGCTCTGAATGAAGAGCAGCGTGATTAGACGGGGTGATGGAAACAGGGGCTGTAGCCAGAGAGAACAAATGATCAGATGTTGATTTGCCAGTTTTCTGGAGTTCTTGAAGTGCGGCAGCACCTGTGAAGGGAGAGAGGCAAATAAGAAACTTCTTCCATGCTCTTCCCTGCTTCCCTTCTTATGTCATTGGTAGGGCTCCCTTTGTTATCCCAGACGTGTTTCCCCAGCCAGTCTCTTTGGAATACCCTGCTATCTAATTCCTGTTCTCACCTCCAGTCTCTGGACCTCTGTGTGTGGCTGTGCTTTCAGCAGGAATGCTGCCTCTCTCCTCTCGACCTCTACTCCTTACTCCTCAGTTTCAATCTTCCTAGCTTTATGGCCTTTTTCCTGATCTTTCTCAGCAAATAAGCTCCAACTTCATCTCAGTGCTCAAAAAATTCTTTGTTAGTTACTctttcctgctgccttcaatgTGACATGCCAGTGGTTTGTGTGACTGTCAACCTctgcccaggcttcccaggtggcacagtggtaaagaacccacctgccaatgcaggagatgcaagagacacaggttcaatcccggggttgggaagatcccctggagggggaaatggcagcccactccagtattcttgcctggaagattccatggacagagaagcctggtgggccacagtccaggagTTGAgtacagctggacacaactgagcaactgagcttacAATCTCTGCCCCTGTCCAGTTTATCACATTGTAAGATTTTGAGAGGAATTATTGACTGGTATTTTGCTTTGCAAGTGTTGCGCTAGAGTTTATATACTTATGGAATAGAGTTGTCTTTCCACGGCAGAGCTGAGCGGAAAGGGAATAAATGTCCGAATCTCCATCTTTCCATAATAGTTCAGCTCCATTCCAGATATAAGTGTGTGAGAGACTAAGTAAGACCCCTAGCAAAACCTCCTACAGTAAGTAGACACTGGTGACTCACGAGAATATAGAAAGAGGGACAGAGGGTGGGTAGAGGAGGGGGTTGGGAAACTTCCATTTTGGTGATGAAGGTTGATCTGGATTCCAGGAAGCAGAAGAGAGGACTCAACCCTTATGGTTCCCCACTGGCTCCCCCTCTCACACACCTGAAGCCCTCTGAGACAGAAGAAGGTGGcccttttgaaagaaaaagagatttacttgggggtcccaggaggtgtGAATGAGGCCACTGGATTGGCAGGGACCGAATATGTTTAACAACAGGGTGTGAACCCCATCAGTGAGCAGATATGGGCCTTAACTCTGTGGAAGAACACCagtggagacagaggagatgtctCTGATCTCTAATCAGGAGAGCATGGGCCAGGAGAGCGCTGAAAAGTGAGAGATAGCGTCGTTACATAACCGAGATTTCCAGGCTCTGTTAGCTCAAGGTGGCGACCAGAACCTGGACGCACCCCCAGTCACAGGAAACCACAATCCACCCACCCGCCTGCTGACTGCTTAGGAGGGCTGAGGGTTGAGGAATGCAGTCCTTGAAAGAAACACAGGTGGAAAAGAAGGGGTCAAGAGTGGGAGGGAAGCCCAAGTCCCTTGATGGGATTGGAGGttggggggagagaggagggctgAAGAGTCAGGCCCTCGCTCCACTGGCCGGAGTCATTCTCTGACTTTCTTGGCAGCAGTACtgatcacgtgtgtgtgtgtgtgtgtgtgtgcacgctcagtcactcaatcatgtccagctctttgcaaccccatggactgtagctggccaggctcctctgtccttgggattctccaggcaagaatactggagtcggttaccatgccctcttccaggggatcttcctgacccagggattgaacccatgtctcctgtggttcctacattggcaggagggttctttaccactgaggcacaagggaaaCCCATGTCTATCATTTATTGGGGCCCTTCTTGGGGCCAGGCACTCTGCTAGTTGCCTCATAGCCATTCTTCCTGGGTTGTCTTCTAAGGTAATTGATCTCCCAGCTCCCTACAAGGCATCTCAGAAACTGTCAATGTCCCTGTTTTACAGCAAAGAAACTCGAGTTTCTTGGAGAAATGATGATTTGCACACAATGGTGACTTGGCCACGGCAATGGCCAACATTTCTGGAACACCTACTGAGAGACAGGCAGGTCTTATGAAGTAGGACATGTATTAACCCATTTACTTTTCACAGCAACCTTTTGAGATTGAGAGTTTATTATCCtctcccttttacagatgagaaagcaagGTTAAGAGAGGTTAAGCAATCTCCCCAAGGACACTCAGCAGATAAGAGGTTGAGCCAGAACTGGAACACATATTCTGGGCTCCCAGGCCCAGGCTTTTACTGGTGAAGgccacactcagttcagttcagttcagttcagttcagtcactcagtcatgtccaactctttgcaaaccccatggactgcagtatgccaggcctccctgtccatcaccaactcctgcagtttacttGAGTCGGTGATATAGCCCATAAGTCAGCCCAGTCTCTTGGGGAAGAAAGAACACTGACGTTGGTGGGACCCCTGAAGGATGCTGTTCACATACTTGTTCATTTAAGCTTCACCATGAACTTGTGAGGCAAGTATATGATCTtattattttacaggtgagaaaaggGAGTTCAAAGAGGATGAGTAATTGGCAAAGATAGGCTTTTCACTACACCCCAGGTGCTTTTAAATGTGATAAGGGATGACTAAATATCCATGGAGTGAAGAAATAGGCAGACGGGCAGTTCAGAACACCCAATTCCACTGGCCTAAGGAGTCAGAGGACAGGATGGAGTCCAGGCGCTACCCCTCACTAGCTTTGCATCTTCACTCAGGCCACTTAAATGCTCTGAAGGCTCAGGTCCTGAACAGTAAATAACGATGTCAACCCACTCGTTTAGTGTGAAGACTATAGGAAGTATGGAGCACTGAAGATTCTGAAGTGTAGAAGACTCTTTAAAGTAGTAGTCTTTGAAACAATCTCAgactttcttgtttttctcttggtaGTAAGGGAAGCCGAGCCTGAGGCCTTGCCCTGCAGCCTTCTGCAGCCCCAGATGCCTCTTCTACCTGCCCTGGTTTCTACACCTCTGTGCCTGCCTTGACCACACCTTCAAAATGGAACCCCTCCACGTTCCTGAGCTGCTTCCTGTTTTATCAACATAGCACTCATCACTTTCTAACGTATAGTAAGTGCAGTTTACTTCCCCCAGTGGCAGGGacttttatgtgttttattcATCACTATGTCTCCAGTCTAGAACAATGTCTGGGCCATGGGaggcatttcataaatatttgttgaatagataAATGAGGGAGTTTTTTAAGACTGATGGAAACTTTTCAGAAGCCATGCCAACAGCTTTTCATTATGCatattgagtgaaaaaaaaaacacacacaaaacataaatGTGACCTCCAAAATTTGGGAGACTAAGGGTTAACTTCTGCTGGGTTAAGTAATGGAGCCCTGAGATGAAAAGATGTTGAAAGAAGACCTCTCACTCACCAGTTTTGGGATATCGGTTATTTAACCACAGGAGCCACATAGTCAATAACTAGACCTAGATAACTAGATTTTAGAATTCCGGATCTACATCACATAGCTGTGGAACCATTGATTATAAAATCTGGAGCTGAAGCTCAGTGTAACCCATGGTCCTGAGTCTTGAGGCAAATCAGTGACTAAACCTCAGGGTTGAGATGACCTTGTCTTCTGCCCAGCAGATCTACCATTGGTAGCAACTTTCTTTTCCTAGGAAGTTTTCGCTATGAGATATTCATTTCGCTGGCTATAAAAATGATCTGAAGAGAACTGCTTTGGTCAGTGAGGtataaacaaagaggaaaacctGACTTTAGCCCAAGACGCTGAAGGTAGATACTCAGCCtggataaaagaatgaaaacaaatcttACAATATCAAAACTGTGCATACAGTTCCAAAGGCCTGTTATATCTGCTTCTTTCACtagtttgaaaagaaaatggacatCCTACTAAGTAACTTGTGCCATGGGGTCTCTGTCATAACAGCCTCACCCAAAAGAGTATTTCTGATGTTTCTTGATATCCCATCCCTCAAAAATGGCTTACTCCATTTGCTTGCTTGTTTAAGTGTCTATATGGTTTAAGCACAACATGTGACCTAAAACACAGACATAGtaaaaagatgaaagagaaatacaCTCAAATATTTGACTGGGCAACTGGGGTTTATtagaagagattttctttttctattttttcccatctTCCAGTTTCTAGGGTGagaatatattatttatgtaataGAAATTAAATCAAATGACATTTACTgtagaaaaatgtcttttttagaTTCTCCCCAGGACCTCAGCCCCATCTGTGCTTTCTGCAGTGATGATTTCATCTAGATTCTGCTCCTGTGGTTCTGTGGTTGCATGATGCAGACTCTGGGGTTCTAGGATCTAGTTATCTGCGTCTGAGTATTGATTGGTCCTGTGGGTAAATGACAGGGCGTACCCCAGAGCTATGGGCTAAAGGTCTTCATCCACTCCTCTTGAcactcttccctccccaccctggcctCAGTCTCTGCAGGACACAGTCATGTCCTGGCCCTGACTCACACTCTATTTCCACCCTGACTCCCTCCCAACCTCACCCCGGCTTCAAGCCCTCCCCACCCATCACCCCCTTGGTCCACTCTGCAGGATCCGAGCACCCAGGGGCCCTTCCTTCCCCACCATCCCCTCAGTCCCAGCCAGCCAAGCTCCAGCGTGGCCGTCTCCCAGACCACACCCACAGAGCCCGTGTCCTGCTCCAGAATTCAGATTTCAAGTGTGCCCTGCGCCTGTCCTATGCCCTAGAGCAGGGGTCTCCAACCTCCGGGATCTaaagcctgatgatctgaggtggagctgatgtaataataatagaaatg
It encodes the following:
- the MUCL3 gene encoding mucin-like protein 3, which translates into the protein MAQPAHCIRSVFGLQCFFLFLLTSQEAGAAALQELQKTGKSTSDHLFSLATAPVSITPSNHAALHSEHSSPDPLISTETHKPKHQCTTTHRSKLAHQSSTTQAAPPAAEQNPSKQGRGPIIRNERASEPKDTANTDQGSDGERHTTPVPNRKSTTCLKRTTSRSTVTSKPAKVVTPSTTSNKTTEKTKQNLGKVTDRKQSTTRGHERTTGSPEKSTEHEGKTTGDNKRATGASEKSTGHKGKTTSNHERTTETFVGTGHGEKITSGHERTTGSPEKSIGHKGKTTSNHERTTETFVGTGHGEKITLGHERTTGSPETPTEHEGKTTSNHERTTETFVGTGHGEKITSGHERTTGSPEKSTGHEGKTTSNHKRTTETFVGTGHGEKITSGHERTTGSPEKSIGHKGKTTSNHERTTETFVGTGHGEKITLGHERTTGSPETPTEHEGKTTSNHERTTETFVGTGHGEKITSGHERTTGSPEKSTGHEGKTTSNHKRTTETFVGTGHGEKITSGHERTTGSPEKSIGHKGKTTSNHERTTETFVGTGHGEKITLGHERTTGSPETPTEHEGKTTSNHERTTETFVGTGHGEKITSGHERTTGSPETPTEHEGKTTGTHYKTTGGSAKSTRHQEKTTSVTETIKAPIKLTENPAKNTAATENIRPAVKVTGDASISTTSPCTSNTEASRYVPTGSSTPPRSIVSEAPDNKSHPQQNKDDSQGGVHEGETEGADSFPAWAIVVVILLSVILLLVFIGLIVLASYLARTRRALIQNTENNDSENAGGSNSYPVYLMEQQTLGPSQTPGPR